In Dyadobacter sp. CECT 9275, the following proteins share a genomic window:
- a CDS encoding SDR family oxidoreductase, with translation MEFNFENELKDKIALVTGGSKGAGKAIADRLLKAGATVIITARNKPEEENENTHFIAADLSKPEGTQKVVDEILQKFGRLDILINNLCGSETPGGGFAVLSDEDWESSFQTNLLAPVRLDRGFLPGMISQGNGVIIHIASIQAKLPLYDSTLLYAAAKAALVNYSKSLSNEVAPKGVRVLTVSPGWIMTIASARMMERIAESSGGSVEQAASGVMDALGGIPFGRAAWPQEVAELVGFLVSPRAAYLTGTEYVIDGGTIPTL, from the coding sequence ATGGAATTTAATTTTGAAAACGAATTGAAAGATAAAATTGCCCTGGTAACCGGAGGCAGTAAAGGCGCTGGAAAAGCCATCGCCGATCGCCTTCTAAAAGCAGGCGCAACGGTAATCATTACGGCGAGAAACAAGCCGGAAGAAGAAAATGAAAACACCCATTTCATAGCGGCAGATTTAAGCAAACCGGAAGGAACGCAAAAAGTAGTAGATGAAATACTTCAAAAATTCGGTCGTCTGGATATTTTAATTAACAATTTATGCGGCTCAGAAACACCCGGAGGTGGTTTTGCGGTACTTTCTGATGAAGATTGGGAATCGTCGTTTCAAACCAATCTTTTAGCGCCCGTCCGGTTAGACCGCGGCTTTTTACCCGGAATGATCAGCCAGGGCAATGGGGTTATTATCCACATTGCATCTATTCAGGCTAAATTGCCATTATACGATTCCACTTTGCTTTACGCAGCGGCAAAAGCAGCTTTGGTGAATTATAGCAAAAGCTTATCAAATGAAGTGGCGCCTAAAGGTGTGCGCGTACTCACCGTATCGCCAGGCTGGATCATGACCATCGCATCGGCCAGAATGATGGAGCGTATCGCTGAGAGCTCAGGCGGCAGCGTTGAACAGGCGGCCAGCGGCGTTATGGATGCCCTTGGGGGCATTCCTTTCGGCAGAGCTGCCTGGCCACAGGAAGTTGCAGAACTTGTCGGCTTCCTCGTATCACCCAGGGCTGCCTACCTCACCGGCACTGAATACGTAATCGACGGCGGCACCATTCCCACGCTTTAA
- a CDS encoding nuclear transport factor 2 family protein — protein MKLPENIAGFIKAQNDLDSTAFANYFTAQATVSDEGASYSGREEIKQWIQAATEKYNMQLTPIDFTQTGSKRKLTVEVSGRFPASPIVMNYHLELDGSSISSLKITD, from the coding sequence ATGAAACTTCCAGAAAATATAGCCGGCTTTATTAAGGCGCAAAACGACTTAGACAGCACAGCATTTGCCAATTACTTTACAGCACAAGCAACCGTTTCCGACGAAGGAGCGTCCTATTCGGGTAGAGAGGAAATTAAGCAGTGGATACAAGCGGCGACTGAAAAGTATAACATGCAGTTGACGCCCATTGATTTTACACAAACCGGCTCAAAACGAAAACTTACGGTAGAAGTAAGCGGCAGATTTCCGGCTAGTCCAATCGTGATGAATTATCACCTTGAGCTGGACGGTTCTTCTATCAGTTCGTTGAAGATTACGGATTAA
- a CDS encoding winged helix-turn-helix transcriptional regulator: MYIIDQQMGMKKPIHTIETCNQSIGAVRDALYVLNGKWKLPLIVALSEGPKRFKEIQRALKDITPRVLSKELRELEQNEFVKREVFNTVPVSVIYELTEYSSCLDEVIESLRVFGMKHRERIIGVHHKDPEFALQDEEV, encoded by the coding sequence TTGTATATCATAGACCAACAAATGGGAATGAAAAAACCGATTCACACCATCGAAACATGCAATCAAAGTATTGGAGCAGTTCGGGACGCACTGTACGTATTGAACGGAAAATGGAAATTGCCGCTAATTGTGGCACTGTCAGAGGGACCCAAACGGTTCAAGGAGATACAGCGTGCATTGAAAGACATCACACCGAGGGTATTGTCTAAAGAACTGAGGGAGTTGGAGCAAAATGAATTCGTGAAGCGTGAAGTGTTCAACACTGTACCGGTGTCAGTCATTTATGAACTCACCGAATACAGCAGCTGCCTTGATGAGGTCATTGAGTCCCTGAGAGTTTTCGGGATGAAACACAGGGAACGGATCATTGGAGTACATCACAAGGATCCAGAGTTCGCGCTGCAAGACGAAGAAGTTTAA
- a CDS encoding alpha/beta fold hydrolase, with the protein MKTIALTIAFLFTFIQSQFLFAQTRKPASLGREEYIEVEKNVKLQVIDLGEGQPVVLIHGWPLNNEMYEYQYQYLVEKGFRVIGISLRGFGKSDRPYGKYDFDTFSDDIKVVLEKLKIENATLGGFSMGSAVTLHFITKYNGAHIKKLAVFGATGPSWKQREGHPYGITDQGATDLIKQTKTNREQLVAGFGKAFEGQEGGLSPESIKWLESINLNASPYATTQAITALGDLDLRPVLGKIKMPVAIFHGINDKLCDFAQAEQLNKAIKGSYIVKFEKGGHGFFIEEMDKFNSELEKFARN; encoded by the coding sequence ATGAAAACCATTGCCTTGACCATCGCATTCCTATTCACTTTTATCCAAAGTCAATTCCTTTTCGCACAAACACGCAAGCCCGCATCACTGGGAAGAGAAGAATACATTGAAGTTGAGAAAAATGTAAAACTGCAGGTGATTGACCTCGGCGAAGGACAGCCCGTTGTCCTCATCCACGGATGGCCGCTGAACAATGAGATGTACGAATATCAATACCAATATCTGGTGGAGAAAGGGTTCAGGGTCATCGGCATTTCCCTCCGCGGTTTTGGAAAATCAGACAGACCTTACGGAAAATATGACTTCGATACTTTCTCCGACGACATCAAAGTGGTTTTGGAAAAATTGAAAATCGAAAACGCAACTCTGGGCGGATTTTCAATGGGAAGTGCGGTAACATTGCACTTTATTACCAAATATAATGGCGCTCATATCAAAAAGTTAGCCGTATTCGGCGCAACCGGCCCGTCATGGAAACAACGTGAAGGCCATCCTTACGGCATCACGGATCAGGGCGCAACGGACCTTATCAAACAAACCAAAACCAATCGGGAGCAACTCGTAGCAGGCTTTGGAAAAGCATTTGAAGGACAGGAAGGCGGACTTTCACCGGAATCCATCAAATGGCTGGAAAGCATTAATCTGAATGCATCACCTTACGCTACTACTCAGGCCATTACAGCATTAGGTGACCTGGATCTTCGTCCTGTGCTTGGGAAAATCAAAATGCCAGTAGCGATATTCCACGGCATAAACGACAAATTGTGTGACTTCGCTCAGGCAGAACAGCTCAACAAAGCCATCAAAGGTTCTTACATTGTAAAATTTGAAAAAGGCGGTCACGGGTTTTTTATTGAAGAGATGGATAAATTCAACTCCGAACTTGAAAAATTTGCAAGAAACTAA
- a CDS encoding helix-turn-helix domain-containing protein → MSTTIFDNNLKILGLLHVSQQQMDLINGPAYKEYIKILYLPAGYKLRVDFASYDTQRPTLFFVSPNQFLELETTGEQSGYFIFYNRDFYCIQIHDQEVACDGLLFNNIRNMPKVELSETENTFLGGLFMEMIQEFNLNDSSLEEMVRTYLKQLLIRATRSWKRQHLTNDVTDQQSDLEFFRKFTRLVEEHYKYKHAVADYADFLCMAPKTITHKFNRMRLPQPNEVIKNRIILEAKRLLVHTSLTAKEIAYELGYNDPAYFSRLFQTKTGESPSGFRANFSSSF, encoded by the coding sequence ATGAGTACAACCATTTTCGACAACAATTTAAAGATACTTGGATTGCTGCATGTAAGCCAGCAGCAAATGGACTTGATCAATGGGCCTGCTTATAAGGAATATATCAAGATTCTGTATCTGCCCGCTGGCTACAAACTGAGAGTGGATTTTGCCTCTTACGACACACAGCGACCCACATTGTTTTTTGTCAGTCCTAATCAATTTCTTGAATTAGAAACAACTGGTGAGCAAAGCGGTTATTTCATTTTCTACAACCGCGATTTTTACTGTATTCAGATTCATGATCAGGAAGTTGCTTGTGATGGGCTGTTGTTTAATAACATCCGGAATATGCCTAAAGTGGAGCTTTCGGAAACTGAAAACACTTTCCTCGGAGGCCTATTCATGGAAATGATACAGGAATTCAATCTCAATGACAGTTCCCTGGAAGAAATGGTCAGGACGTATCTCAAACAATTGCTCATTCGCGCGACACGCTCATGGAAAAGGCAACATTTGACCAATGATGTGACTGATCAGCAAAGTGACCTGGAATTTTTTCGCAAATTTACCCGACTCGTGGAAGAGCATTATAAATACAAACACGCCGTCGCCGATTACGCGGATTTTCTATGCATGGCACCGAAAACGATCACACACAAATTCAACCGCATGCGACTGCCGCAGCCTAATGAGGTGATTAAAAACCGCATTATCCTGGAAGCGAAACGCCTGTTAGTTCATACTTCGTTAACAGCAAAAGAAATTGCCTACGAACTCGGTTATAATGACCCAGCATATTTTAGTAGGCTGTTTCAGACGAAAACTGGTGAATCTCCATCGGGTTTCCGGGCTAACTTTTCGAGTTCGTTTTAA
- a CDS encoding type I restriction enzyme endonuclease domain-containing protein: protein MEELAAEKRNTTTIGCLKNGVHTEEIFKLGDEGETEQDIFDEDYLAKIDKIKLPNTKIKLLQQLLAKVIEEIKKVNKVKGVDFTRKMQSLIDRYNQRDENDVLRSEVYEEMAEALTNLIWEAHKEFSAGDELGIDFEEKAFYDILKELCVKYDFRYPDEKMVDLAKAVKELVDGQAKFPDWNKRDDIKSALKVGLILLLDEFGYPPVERDEVYVEIFEQAENFKKNRA from the coding sequence ATGGAAGAACTTGCTGCTGAAAAAAGAAATACAACAACAATTGGCTGTCTGAAAAACGGGGTACATACAGAAGAAATCTTCAAATTGGGAGACGAGGGAGAAACCGAGCAAGATATTTTTGATGAAGATTACCTCGCTAAGATTGACAAAATCAAGCTTCCGAATACCAAAATAAAATTACTCCAGCAGCTGCTTGCGAAGGTCATTGAGGAAATCAAAAAGGTAAATAAGGTAAAAGGCGTTGACTTCACCAGAAAGATGCAATCTCTGATTGATCGCTATAATCAGCGAGACGAAAATGATGTATTGCGGAGTGAGGTATATGAAGAAATGGCGGAAGCGCTGACAAACCTGATCTGGGAAGCACACAAAGAATTTTCTGCAGGCGATGAGCTAGGCATCGACTTCGAAGAAAAAGCCTTTTACGATATCTTAAAGGAGCTCTGTGTAAAATACGATTTTCGATATCCGGATGAAAAAATGGTTGATCTGGCAAAGGCTGTGAAGGAACTGGTAGATGGACAAGCTAAATTCCCGGATTGGAACAAAAGGGATGACATAAAATCGGCTTTGAAGGTCGGATTGATTCTGTTGCTGGACGAGTTCGGTTACCCGCCTGTTGAAAGGGACGAGGTTTATGTGGAGATTTTCGAGCAGGCTGAGAATTTTAAGAAGAATAGGGCGTAG
- a CDS encoding YceI family protein, with amino-acid sequence MSKINWSVDALHSEVQFKVKHLVISTVTGSFKSFSGSAVTEGDQFENAQIAFTIDVNSVDTGQPGRDEHLKNTDFFEVETYPQFTFASTSFTKIKGDLFKLIGNLTIKGVTKEIELEAEYGGTQRDPWGNTKVGFEVNGTIDRKDFNVTFNSLTETGGLALGEKIKIVANIQLAKEA; translated from the coding sequence ATGTCAAAGATCAATTGGAGTGTAGATGCATTACATTCAGAAGTGCAGTTTAAGGTAAAACACCTTGTTATTTCAACGGTGACGGGGTCATTCAAGTCGTTCAGCGGCAGCGCTGTTACAGAAGGAGATCAGTTTGAAAATGCTCAGATCGCATTTACGATTGATGTCAACAGTGTTGATACAGGCCAGCCGGGACGAGATGAGCATTTGAAAAACACAGACTTTTTTGAAGTTGAAACTTATCCTCAGTTTACATTTGCCTCCACCTCTTTTACCAAAATAAAAGGAGATTTATTTAAGTTAATCGGTAACCTGACCATCAAAGGCGTAACCAAAGAGATTGAATTAGAAGCCGAGTATGGCGGAACCCAAAGGGATCCATGGGGCAATACAAAAGTTGGATTTGAGGTGAACGGAACCATTGACCGGAAGGACTTCAATGTAACCTTTAACTCACTGACTGAAACCGGCGGATTAGCACTGGGTGAAAAAATCAAAATTGTTGCAAACATTCAACTTGCAAAAGAGGCGTAG